A genomic stretch from Aerococcaceae bacterium zg-1292 includes:
- a CDS encoding O-antigen ligase family protein, whose translation MFYYLLMLVMSVFIGTKLLAVPTPVAQLTIYRLLIFMVPLLLAHQYFRKQHSVKILAKADSTRAWLMYVFWWCMGLVSVIWVKDIKLWFQAIFLLTIGVLMITALYLWLNQLRDWYRIIYGAWVMMCFQILWGFYEIVTGNYLFADLGKLDRYRTFSSQPMTRIPITYFANQNDYATFLLASLSIMLICYHRTQNVWLRLTIIFSGIASSYLIYRSGSRMALLMLILFIILLSAFQFRVVFNRKIIFNTIGLGLVVLVAIFVIKPALWDKLIHMMLSLDAGRVSGDGARVNLYKNGFVFIGETLGRGVGAGNIEHWMGQFPYYPVVGLVNIHNWWLEILVGYGILVFMSYVMIYILLARRLFLMTKFSPRQEQYTAQALLIFMLIFVFSSITSASNMLIEWHWCIFALLISYIKIHESTIRTISKPVDYKVKA comes from the coding sequence ATGTTTTACTATTTATTAATGCTCGTAATGAGTGTCTTTATTGGAACAAAATTATTAGCGGTTCCGACACCCGTTGCGCAATTAACGATTTATCGCTTATTAATCTTTATGGTACCTTTACTATTAGCACATCAATATTTTCGAAAACAGCATTCTGTTAAGATTTTAGCAAAAGCAGATTCAACGCGTGCCTGGCTGATGTATGTATTTTGGTGGTGTATGGGTCTGGTTTCGGTGATATGGGTTAAAGATATTAAGTTATGGTTTCAGGCTATATTTTTACTGACCATTGGTGTACTTATGATTACGGCTTTATATCTCTGGCTCAATCAATTAAGAGATTGGTACCGAATTATATATGGTGCTTGGGTGATGATGTGCTTTCAAATTCTTTGGGGCTTTTATGAAATAGTGACAGGAAATTACTTGTTTGCTGATTTAGGCAAACTTGATAGATACCGTACCTTTAGTTCACAGCCTATGACACGCATCCCCATTACTTATTTTGCTAATCAAAATGATTATGCCACTTTTTTATTGGCTAGTCTTTCGATAATGTTAATCTGCTATCACCGTACTCAAAATGTATGGTTGCGCCTAACAATTATTTTCAGTGGGATAGCAAGTAGTTATTTAATCTATCGCTCGGGTTCTCGTATGGCTTTATTAATGTTAATTCTATTTATAATATTATTAAGTGCCTTTCAATTTAGAGTGGTATTTAACCGGAAAATCATTTTCAATACTATCGGTCTGGGGTTGGTCGTATTAGTGGCTATTTTTGTTATCAAACCTGCTCTATGGGACAAACTAATACACATGATGTTATCACTCGATGCTGGTCGTGTTTCTGGTGACGGCGCCCGTGTCAATCTCTATAAAAACGGCTTTGTATTTATCGGCGAGACATTAGGTAGAGGAGTTGGGGCTGGTAATATCGAACATTGGATGGGGCAATTTCCTTATTATCCTGTCGTCGGGTTAGTGAATATACATAACTGGTGGTTAGAAATACTTGTTGGCTATGGCATTCTTGTTTTTATGAGTTATGTCATGATTTATATACTATTAGCACGTCGTTTATTTTTAATGACAAAATTCAGTCCGCGCCAAGAGCAATACACTGCTCAAGCATTGTTAATCTTTATGCTAATTTTTGTTTTTTCAAGTATCACCAGCGCATCAAATATGCTAATTGAGTGGCATTGGTGTATCTTTGCATTATTGATTAGTTATATCAAAATACACGAGTCAACGATTAGAACTATTTCAAAACCCGTAGATTATAAAGTAAAAGCGTAG
- a CDS encoding oligosaccharide flippase family protein, which produces MKHFLKRLLGFSMGPIFGAIISFIQVPLLSYFLMEAEYGRASLFQTLIVTLPNYIYIGLDQAYTREYQQHKDKRDLLQQAALLPMMVGIILFVLMLFFSGDLSLWLFDNREYYYIVWYGGIWVLATILERFFLLAIRMEEKAFEFSSFSMLLKINVFLLSMFFILIGWRDFKVIVYGLIFGQLLGDVVLFMRYRDYFNISGFKVDVPLIKQMLKFGLPIMVAVSLTNSLSAVDNIFLKQFRSLEEVAIYSVAAKVMMVIGVIKGAFTSFWVPTAYRWYEEKKEMRYFQYISEAVLFLLTGVFFGLLLFKGILVMIFAERYHNIQYILGLMAFPQIMYTLSETTNLGIVFSRKTHLNIFVSIASFVPSVVLNYLLTPSFGYKGAAVASFAAYTMFYFSRTYFSNKMGFKFSQVKPTLSILIMALAALINLFDIPYIAVYTLLLGLIALVIQWSTIQKTMDIRKNSSEWDFT; this is translated from the coding sequence ATGAAACATTTTTTAAAACGATTATTAGGTTTTAGTATGGGGCCAATTTTTGGAGCGATTATTTCTTTCATACAAGTACCATTATTGAGTTATTTTTTAATGGAAGCAGAATATGGTCGCGCCAGTCTTTTTCAAACATTAATTGTGACTTTGCCAAATTATATTTATATTGGACTCGATCAAGCGTATACTCGTGAGTACCAGCAACATAAAGATAAGCGTGATTTATTACAACAAGCTGCATTATTACCGATGATGGTCGGTATTATATTGTTTGTCTTAATGCTATTTTTCAGTGGTGATTTATCGTTGTGGTTATTTGATAATCGTGAATATTATTATATTGTATGGTATGGCGGCATTTGGGTGTTAGCGACAATTTTAGAGCGTTTTTTCTTATTAGCGATTCGAATGGAAGAAAAAGCATTTGAGTTTTCATCATTTTCGATGCTATTAAAAATTAATGTCTTTTTACTGTCAATGTTTTTTATTTTAATTGGTTGGCGTGATTTTAAAGTAATTGTGTATGGATTAATTTTCGGACAATTATTAGGCGATGTCGTCTTATTTATGCGCTATCGTGACTACTTTAATATTTCAGGGTTTAAAGTCGATGTCCCATTGATTAAGCAAATGTTAAAATTCGGTTTACCAATCATGGTTGCTGTTTCACTGACGAATTCATTATCTGCAGTCGATAATATTTTTTTAAAACAATTTCGCAGTTTAGAAGAAGTGGCGATTTATTCGGTCGCTGCAAAAGTGATGATGGTGATTGGGGTTATCAAAGGCGCTTTTACGAGTTTTTGGGTTCCTACAGCTTATCGTTGGTACGAAGAAAAGAAAGAAATGCGCTATTTTCAATATATTAGTGAAGCGGTATTGTTTCTATTAACCGGAGTTTTTTTCGGCTTGTTATTATTTAAAGGTATTCTTGTCATGATATTTGCCGAGCGCTATCACAATATTCAGTACATTCTTGGTTTAATGGCATTTCCACAGATTATGTATACTTTATCGGAAACGACCAATTTGGGTATTGTATTTTCTCGAAAAACGCATTTGAATATTTTCGTGAGTATCGCATCATTTGTCCCGAGTGTTGTATTGAACTATTTATTAACACCTAGTTTTGGTTATAAGGGGGCTGCGGTTGCGTCATTTGCCGCCTATACGATGTTTTACTTCTCGAGAACTTATTTCTCAAATAAAATGGGCTTTAAGTTTTCGCAAGTAAAACCGACATTATCAATTTTAATTATGGCATTAGCTGCTTTGATAAATTTATTTGATATTCCTTATATCGCAGTCTATACGTTATTATTAGGATTAATAGCATTAGTGATTCAATGGAGTACCATTCAAAAAACGATGGATATACGAAAAAATAGTTCAGAATGGGATTTTACTTAA